A region of the Micropterus dolomieu isolate WLL.071019.BEF.003 ecotype Adirondacks linkage group LG10, ASM2129224v1, whole genome shotgun sequence genome:
tcacatcactccagttctgaggtttTTAAATACTGCAGTGGATTtaaaaagcactgaatggtttagagcctaaatacatttctgatctccTGCTACACtgtgaaccatccagacctctcaggtcaaAACTTAActtggagaagcagcgttcagtttttatggtccatttatctggaacaaactcccagaaaccTGCaagtctgctgaaactctcagttcttttaaatcaacaCTGAAGACTTTCCTTTCTGCCACCgccttttattaaataaaatctgaGGCATTAGATTAAtatcttacactgcactgtacttTTTTCTCCTACCTGTACCTgtttcatcttgttttttttctagttaactctttttttagttttttgtatgtttgcttTACATAAAGTACTTTGAATTGCGTCAACTCTCCTCAAATTTGGACTACAGAATTCTGAGcacttaaaaataattaaataattaaataaaataaaatattttattgcattacTTTACTATTTGAATATATTTCTGGAGATAAGGAgatttttaaaaccagaggATGGCATGTAGGTACACATTCACAAATGCCAGTATGGCTACTCTACTGCTGCAACTCAGTCAATCTGAAATGCACACTAGAGGCACAGGTAGCAAATTAGAACAAAACCTCACTTCTGCCTCCTGGTGTCTTAAAGCTGCACTATGGCTCCCTGCTGCAAACCACAAAGCAAAAAGCTAAAATCACAGACCATATCCTGACATAAACCTGCCAGCATCGTGAGAGACTTTACAATGtgaaattttaatttgaaaacaaatcaagCTGGTGGGGAGTTTTAAAATGCATCTACATTTGTGAACACTGCCTACTGTCTTTCAAACCAAGAGgttacagataaaaaaaacgAACTCTGCAATTTTGCAGGGTCCATTAAAAGCTAGGTGTAATTTTGGATTTAACAAAAACTGACCAAATAGCTGTCTGGTATGTGTAGTCTACCACAGCGACACCAGTACCGTCTTCAGACATGAGGAAAATATTGTCAGACTTGCGCAGTCTTTACTTTTCCAGAAAACACCTTCTTACAAGCCACTTAGTCAATAACACGAtgtttttagcattaaacacctGTGTTTGTGCAGTTAAAAATACAAGTCTAAAAGAGGAAAGCAGGGAGTTTAACAATCCTGAGTCAACTGTCAAAAAGCAGAAACCCGGTGAATAAAGATGTTAACTTTAAAACCTGCACAACTGTGTGCCACAAATTTTACTGCAGACCACCCAAGGAAAAAGATTCAAGAAAAGAACTTATGAAAATGTCATCCAAAGGGAATTTAACAGGAAGCCCCTCACTGCTGCTcagtacagacagagagaaccAGATGAAGAGAGTGGAGACGTAGTAAAGGGAGGTGCCATCACTCTGAAGTGACAGCCCTACTGAGGACATGGCACCCGTCATTAAAGATGACATCAGAGCAGGGAGGGCCTTCTACGCAAGGTAGATCCAATATGATGCTGGAGACCGGCTCAGTATAAATACCTTGAGCCCAGTACCCTGGGAAGCAGCAGCTGTCGCTCAGACAGGAAGACTCCACAACTAAGGATATAACAGCGTCACGCCGGGACAGCAACCTCCCACTGTTTCTTTGGAGCGTAAACCTTCCCGGTAAGGTGGCTTTTTTACTGATTTCAGGTTAGTGCACAGGGGATTCCCAGCTGCAGCCTGGCTCTCAGTGAGGGGAGGGTTGCTGGTGGAGTGCTGATGGTTGCTGGCATTACAAGTGTAATGAGCCATGTGCTGTGGCTGGGTTTACACTGGAAGAGAATTTGTGcctgtgactgtttttatctAGATTAAAAGAGAGATTTTTATTTCCTCAATAAGAGCCACAAGAGAACTCTGGACTCACCAAATGTTTaattacataataaaaaaatcttacGTCAAATTTGTTTTGAATACTTTTCACAGAAGCTGACTGATGAGTATGATCTGGCCCGTTTAGAAATGCAAGATTCTTGTTTTGCAGCTGTCTCTCCACTCTGATTGTTACAGCTGATACGCCAGCCATTCTGCACTTCATTACCACTACCAAGTGCAAATGAAGTGCAGGAGAGGCACTTGCCACTGTGAGGCATGGTCTTTCGGTTGGTTATTGTCATTGGGTGATGCTTTACATGACTTTTCTCATAAACTGATTCTGTCTTTGCAGGTTTAGCTTCACAAGATGGACCTGAGGGTAACAAGCATTCTCCTCGTCCTCCTAGCTTTGGCTGAGGCAACCCCTGACAGGTACTACCATGTGCCAAAAGTGGCCAAGACTCCCTATCCCGTCAAGAGTCATGGTGAGTCATCTATGTCTTCTCTAGTTCATGTAAAAACTTGCAATCTTTTACTATCACCACAATCTGGTGACACACTGCAATTAACACAAATATAGCTGGTTGAAATTCAACGGGGGGAAATAAGCAGGAATAGAAAAATGCCTGCATCTGTTTATGTTAAGTATAATAATTAAACTGCAGCCGAGCCCATTGTTGATTTGGAATAACTGCAGACTGCACAGTAAAACTACTTTCAGACTGTATGCCCTCCATAATCCATCTGTTTTTGTTCAACAGCTAAAACAAATTTAGACAAATTAAACTGCAAAATAGCACCAGATGACACTTCATTTCTGGTGGAATTTATAGGACATATGCTGACCGAATTATAACTTGTGATGCTGAAAAGCAACAGAGCAGTCTCACGCCAAAGATGTTTTAAAGCAatccataaataaaaatatcattaCAGCTTGCATATCACTGCACTTCAAAAAAGGTCATGATACACCCCTCACTGTCAGCTCgaattaattaataactttAACCACTGATATCATAATGTGAGCTGTTGATGGCTGTGAATGTATAGTGGAAATATGGCAGTTTACTGTGTCATTTAAAGAACCTGACAAATACGACATATTTCTTAATTAACAGATTCAACTCATTATCCtaatcatcattatcatcagcACCACCCTGACCTTTTTGTAAGATACCTTCTTATTCAACCTGACAGACTGCGGGCTCACACACATCAGTAAATGAGGCTGCCAAAACGCCGTCCTCCTTCATTAACCGTCATCAAGGTGCACACCCAGCAGGTCTAGTGCAACGTCTCATTGGCTGAAAGCAGAAGGCTGTGGTTGAGCTGGCTGTACTGCTGTGAATGTGTATAACTGTATATAACTGTGAGGTGGGGTATAGCTGTAAAAGAGCACTTGTgctctgaataaataaaggttaaagaaGGAAACTGTCCCTTTTGCCTGTATCATAAAGAAAACCCAAAGCAGTGGTCATGTAGCTGCCAGGATGATGtataaaactatattttatAACCCAGCTAAACAATGATTCAAATTTTGCGATCGACAGTTGAATTTATTTctcaagttttgtttttgaagaggTTTCTGATGTGGTTTGACTGTGTGCCTcgacataaaaaagaaaatagaaagtTGACAATGGGAGCTCAATTTTGACAAATCTTCAAAACAGATGTTGTTACCACGTTGCAGGCACGCCCTAACAAACCGCTTTGTGGTATTGAAATAACACCACACAACACCAGCACTCTGTGGCTGAGATAATTGAGACAGGTTTTTCAGTATAAAGGACAATGggttaaaaaaagaattacAGTCTCTGACTAAAGGGGGTGTTTATAGGGGCAACCAAACTGAGAATGAATATTGGTACTACACTATATTGCATGATAGTACTGCATGATAGTATAGCAGTGTTAACAGGTCACACACGGTTCAGCTACTGTGGCCAGTATTATCACCTCTAATTTGTGGTGTTTCTGGCTGCCAAAGTGTCCAGTTCTGGCACAAATATCCCATGTGGGCTTTCAGGCTCAGCCTTATGTGGCTTGGAAATGACGGCCCTGTGAAAAAAGGTTCTTCTCAAAGCAACAAGCCTTTCAAAAGAGAGGCCAACACTACTGGATTTGATTCTTTCACAGGatatgcttttgtttttctggtaaTAATGCATCCAGAATAATAGTGTATATAGGAAAGCAGTGCGATGGCAATTTTCTCAGATATACTTTGCACAGTTAAAAAATGAGGATAGTTCCTGGACTCTATCGTTAATGCCTTTTAATTTGCCTTGGTAGACGAGATAgatagtttattattattttcattgcaaATCCTAAATGGTGCCTAAACTCTTTGGGACTTtacacagatagacagatatTAAAGAAATGATTAAAGTTACATTTGTACAATGTAAATTAGCTTTAAGCTAACTagtaaaatgcataaaaatgtcaacatatgtttaatttaattaatgatttaagagaagaaaaaaactggGTGCCCTGGTTTTTTGTTTTACctccagtaaaataaaaaacatacatcATACACTAATTTAGTGCATATATATACACTCATTTGATGGTATCCATAAACTCTACACATCATGAAAGGAAATGCATCAAGGTGATGTTAACAACTTGCAGACCACTAACTATACATTCAGGGCCAGTGCTGGAAATTACAGGTTGTAGTATAGTGGTACCACTGGTGTGTTGGTTCCCATGCCAGCAGACATAAGCTTGGTGAGAATATCCCCTCAGACCAGTGCTGTGAGGACTATCCTGGGAGAGAAAGAGTGCGGCCCCACAACCCGCCCTACAATCATAGAGGAAGTGTTCTAAATCAGGTTATGGTCTTACGGAGAACACCAACCAAGGAGGCTTAATGCactgaagaggagaagaagcagTGAAATAATTGGAAATGCTTCAAAATGAAGCCATGCctcttttttcagtttgtcattACTTTGGAGGATATTATTTGTCTGTATTGTaagcttgtgtgtttgttttctatatCCATCTACAACATCATTTGGGATACTGTGaagtactttttgttttttttcagtaaagCTCATGATTCAGTACAACAGACTAAATTTATCTAAAAAATACACCTGTGACATAATGACATTATGATGTGTGCATCATATTACCTGAATAATTTCATCTTGTGTATCTATGTGTTCCCTAGCCGTCGTAGGGGAGACAGGTCCTCAAGGTCCTCCAGGTGAGCCAGGACCAATGGGACCACCTGGACCTCCTGGAAAGAGTGGTGTAGGACATACTGGACCAAAAGGCCCACCAGGACCTCCTGGACCCCCTGGCTACTCCCAAGCAGGTAAACCTGGTCCCCCAGGTGGCCATGGAAAACCAGGTAGCCCTGGTATTCCTGGTGAGAGAGGTGCAACTGGTGCAACTGGACCAATGGGTCCCAGAGGTGCACCTGGTACGCCTGGAACACCTGGACCTGCTGGACTTTCTTCTGTTGGAAAACCTGGACCTGCTGGCTTCCCTGGGTCAATGGGACCAAGAGGAGAGCCTGGTCTGAAGGGACATCCTGGTATTCCTGGTCTTCCTGGCGCCAAAGGAGAGAGAGGCATTGGAGTTCCTGGGGTTCAAGGACCATCAGGCCCAGTTGGACCAATGGGCCCATCTGGTATGCCAGGCAAACCTGGAGAAGGTAAAACTGGTGCCCCTGGCTATCCTGGAGAACCTGGCAAAAGTGGCTCGCCAGGAAGAGATGGTAGTCCTGGGCCAATGGGTATGCCAGGGCCAAAGGGTCACACAGGTGCTCCAGGCACAGGAGCACCAGGTAAACCAGGTCAGAATGGTACCCCAGGTATGCCTGGACCTATGGGGGCTAAAGGTCCACAGGGTCCTGCTGGTCAGCCAGGCTCCCCTGGCATGCCAGGTGTTGGAAAAACGGGTGAACCTGGAATACCAGGTAGCAGAGGTGCTCCTGGTACTTCAGGAACCACTGGTCAGAAAGGAGAGCCAGGCCCAACTGGTTTTACTGGTCAACCAGGTGCTCCTGGTCCTATTGGCCCAGCTGGTCCACAAGGTGCAAGAGGGTTCCAAGGTGAGGCAGGCCCACAAGGACCCAAAGGCGATATTGGTATGGTAGGTGCACCAGGCCCCAGGGGAACCAAAGGTGAGCAGGGAGCTCAGGGTTTCACTGGATCACCAGGTAGCCCTGGGGCTGTAGGTCCTCCAGGAACTCCAGGTCATAATGGTCCTCAGGGTCCAAAGGGCGCACAAGGCCATGCTGGTGCCCCAGGACTTCCAGGTTCAAATGGCGCCCCCGGACCAAAAGGACACACAGGCCCCGGAGGAGCACCAGGAAAAAGTGGTGAGAACGGAAGGCCAGGACCCATGGGACCAAGCGGGCCCCCCGGTCCATCAGGTCCTCCTGGGCTTAAGGGACATCCAGGTCTTCCAGGCCCACCTGGTCCAGCTGGCTTGACAGCTAAGGGAATTTCTGGTCCTCAGGGGCCACCTGGAATTCCAGGTGCCAGAGGTCAAGATGGTCACCCAGGACCTTCCGGTCCTCCTGGTCCACCTGGCCCTCCAGGAGAGATAGTTTACCACCATGAGAAGAGCATGCCAATCAAGTCCCACGAGGTTGTGATGACTCATGAGATGATGAAGGCCCCCATGTCCGCCTTCAGTGCTGTGCTGACTACGGCTTACCCTCCAGCTGGAACCCCTATTCAGTTCAACCATGTTCTGTACAATGGGGAGCACCATTATGACCCAAACAGTGGTGTGTTTACCTGCCAGATCCCAGGTCTCTACTATTTCAGCTATCATATGCATGTCAATGGTGCCAATGCACTGGTGGCCCTCTACAAAAACGAGGAGCCACTAGTTTTCACCTATGATGAGTACAACAAGGGCTTCCTCGATCAGATGTCAGGCAGTGCTGTTCTTATGCTGCAGGGTGGTGACAGAGTCTATATCCAGGTCCCTGATGAGGAGAGTAATGGTATATTTGCAGCAGATAATGTTCACTGCTCATTCTCTGGGTTCTTGATTGCCTCAACGTGATTTCACAAATCCAAATAAACCTCAAAATCTTACAAAACATTGAACTACTCAGAGAATTACTTCCAAATTCCAAATTGAGATTGtagattaaagaaaaatatggtTGTACTTTTACCAAGTTTAACAGCCTTATTTGAATCTCTACAACAATAAAAAGGTCTTCAATTTGCTAACTAATGACTTGACTGAAAGAGGTATTAATTCTgagtaaattttttaaatatataggTCAAATTGATCCCTTTCCCCAGTTCACCGTATGTGCCTGCAATTTTAAGAAACATTAAACAATATTGGACGATATCGTAAGTGGTGCTTTACAACTGCCTGTAACATTTACAGCATgtcttttatttgtgtttgtttttattaatgtctGTTGTTTAAGAATTTTCCTGTAATatacaagacacacaaaactgttaTACTATGTTATTAGACCATCAGCACATTCTCACAAGCACTGTGACCAGCCAAACAACACAGAATGAGAAATtcaaactgcattttttttttcaaaacaactACATCCCATTGGATATGTTAAGTTATGTACAACTTATTGACCAAAACACAGAATAAAAGTTCTAGTTTGAAAAAGAATTGTTTATTGTGTATGTTGTTCCCCTTAACTGTATGGGTCTTTGACGTTAAGACATTAGAAATACGCAATAAACCAAAATATGTGCTGCTTTGGAATAAAAGGCATACCTTTGAATGCAGATGTGTTGTAATTGTGGTCGATGGCAGCAACCATGTCTTTCCAAAAGTCAGAATTCACCTCATTTCCTCGCTattcacaaaaacataaagtCACATTTTAATATCTTTTTCCACATGAAAGTCTTAACctaataacattatattaacCATAACCTTATCAGATATTACCTTATGCAACATGTCGACAACTCTTCCACAGAGGAGAGCCCCGGGTAGATCAAAGTAGTTGTCATAGAAATAGTACTTTGCTGCAAAGTCCAAAAGAAGTGATAAGTTAAATCAATTAAATCTATGTGAAAAAATCCCAGATATAGCACATTATCATACTGAAGAGCCAACAGCATACAGCTATTAGGTAATAAAGATGGATATAAAATTATACCAGATCTTGTGAAGGAGGTATTGAGGCTATCAAAGTGCTTCCACTCCCTTTTTGGACCATAATGTTTGATGATCTCTTCTGTGCTGAGGTCATTGGTTCCATGTGTCGCTCTAATGAAGCaagaaataaaactttttcATTATTCCACTTTAAAGGTGTGTGAAAAACTTTGACAAAAGAATTAAAGAGATGTTTTGGGAAGCAGATTAGATACATTTCCTGCATCCAGAGCATACCGCAAGACGGTTCCATCTTCAGCCAGCTTCACGAGGTTTCCATCCTCCAGATCCACCACTAGCCCTTTAAAACTGGACACCAAATTAAGCGTGATATAAATGCAGTATGGACAATTATGGATTATTTGAAATGGCACGAAATGGAAAATTCAAATAACAAATGGTAAAAAACGTAAACATGTGCTTTAAACATTCTGTGCAGATAGACATATAGCAAGTCTAGGGCATGTTAGTCTGAGAGACTGTTTGCAAGCCTACAGGAAGCTCCaataaaagtaaagaaataagCCTTTCAAACTACTTCAAAGCTATGTTTTTATTGATAAGGCTACATTTGACAGGTGACTTAAACAGTGTAGTAGCAATGGGAATCACAGCACTTTGAGCGGAGCCAAGAGAATACTAAATACTGGCTCCCAAATGGCCACTTCTGCTGGTCACTGCCTAAATTACATTCTTAtttgttgcaagaaataaatatgcaagattCTTCATCTACCATACATTGGAATCTTCTGTCATATTGATGGCAAagctatttttgtgtctttttaatgcaagcaaaaaaaaagttttgagagcatatttatcGAGCTGCAATCAAACATCaggtttgtaattaaaaacaaacaggctttttttgtgtgtcacaaaaagttttaattgctaatttTTCCTCGTTGATTGAAAGACAAAAGGTTTTCCTTGcaagtcagaaagttttgcaggttGTGTTATCTGCTGAAAAGATGTCAGACCCTTTTCCCTAGCAAAATAAATAgctgaatagaaaaaacaaGTGCTAATTTGCTcattattcaaatgaattaaatccaaaaaaatttgaacatttgttatattgttattgaggaaaattatattgcgataattatcattattcttTTATTGCCTAGCCTTAGTATTAAGTGCTATACTCCAGTGTTCAGTGTCTCTGCGCTAAAAGCTTGTGAATACTGAAGTTAAAGACAGATTTCAGAAATACTTGCAATCCTTAGGGGCCTGATACAGTGGCATTCCAGTGTGGATATTGGACTTTACTTGGGTAAAGGAATAAATAAAGGAAGATCTATGTTTATCAGTGATGAAGTGCAGGTTGGTACACTGTGAttcaaatactgtatttttagcCACAGGTAGTAGACGTATATCCCTGAAAGATATAGGTATTCATTATACCTCTTTATGTCATCGTTTCCCCCTAGACTGGGggaactgctgctgctgactcacCAGAAATCCCAGGTAGCAGAGGTTAGGTTCAGCAGGTCCTTGTCATAGCCTTTATGCTCCACCAGATACCTGGCAAAGCTCTCATAGATCAGCTGCAAAAACAAGAGCGAGATAACATCACTGACTGCAGTGAGCAGCACAGTCATAACGCAGATGACAACAACAATGAAATGCAGCCATGCCCCTCTGGATGCCAAGAATATACAGGTTTTTCTTTCAACCCAAAGAACATTTCATCCTTCTCTGGTTAAAGGCATGGTCTTAATCTTAATGATTTTAAAGGCGAGCTGTTGCAGGGATCTGCGGTGGAAACGacggagaggagtttgttgcgAACATTAAGGAACTGCTAACATTTCCTAACATTACTCCAACACAAGACGAGTTTCCAGAGAGAATTGTCCTTGACAGAGACATCTGTTTCTTGTCAAAAACATGGCGTAGGGGTCCTTTTaaggctgggcaatatggccaagaatggtatcacaataaaaaaaaaaatcaatcaatatcaataataatcacaataaatgtagagtttaaaggctgatttttgctcccgAGGGAAATTTAAGAAACCAGACGGTTAGTTTTTCAGAAACAAcatttgatgccaaacagtgaatcacttcacaaatctgaggtagaacattcaaaaaaattatgataaaatcttttcataaaaaaatctTCCAtaaatatgcacgagtaaaattaagttaaatcttttttagtcccttttcctcaacaaaataaatatctttataaaaaaaaaacaagtgctgATTCGTTCatgatttaaatgaattaaatcaaacatttattaaacatttgttatattgttattgagaaaaattattttgccataaatatcattatttttttaatgcccAGCCCTAGATCCTTtacatgatgttgtcagacagcTAACGGTCTGAGCCTGttggtggcaaaaagaagcacttttcgTGGACACAGTTGCCCCGAAGGAATACGTTGGAGCCCCGGCAGCCGGTTTGCGGCTGAAGCCGTCTACTGCATGGATTTCAAAACAcattgtacctactagtcatttttAATacgaaatataatataaaaataaatgaaatatgtgaaaatagggcccaggtttaaaaacactaaaattatcctttaagttTAATCACGTAATTTCAGCCGGTTATGGGGAACATGTAGCCTAACTCGTGACTGTCATCACAATGATATTCATTATCCAGTATGCACTGGATTTTAACACTGCATCTACATAAAGAGAGggttttcaattaaattaaccAATTCACCAAACTAAGCCTGTCAGTAGTAGCCAACCCTTTTGTGGTTCTCTATCCTCGGGTTCTGCACAGTAATCTTCTGTCCATatgggtctctcacatcaaaacaATAACTAAAGACGCAGTTTGATGATGTGAAGTGACATGGACGTCCCACGTTACTTCATCAGACAGTGTCAGGAGTTTTTTGCCGGAAGCCGATCATCCTCAGgggcctcctcctctccaaaaaaACCTGATAAACTGAATAAAGTCGTTTTTTGCTAAAAATCTGTGTTTCTCCGCCGCTGTACCTGGATAACAGATGCTGAGCTTGTTTCTGCGAAAACCTAAGATGCAGGCATCCAATGACTAAAATCCTTCACAGGTTAAAATGTAGGAGTTGAAAGAATGTGGGTTAAAACACTGGATAAATAATTCATTCATGACACACAACACTGAAGCATGAGCAAAGGGGATCCATATGATATGCCACTGACTGGCAAATGAAAGCTTAAAATGATGGATTTCTCTGGGTTTGAATATTGTTGGAAACATCTGGGATAATATACACAACCCAAAATCTATCACAATCTGTAGGGCTAGttgtttttagacattttaatgcAGAAAGGATACA
Encoded here:
- the col10a1b gene encoding collagen alpha-1(X) chain; amino-acid sequence: MDLRVTSILLVLLALAEATPDRYYHVPKVAKTPYPVKSHAVVGETGPQGPPGEPGPMGPPGPPGKSGVGHTGPKGPPGPPGPPGYSQAGKPGPPGGHGKPGSPGIPGERGATGATGPMGPRGAPGTPGTPGPAGLSSVGKPGPAGFPGSMGPRGEPGLKGHPGIPGLPGAKGERGIGVPGVQGPSGPVGPMGPSGMPGKPGEGKTGAPGYPGEPGKSGSPGRDGSPGPMGMPGPKGHTGAPGTGAPGKPGQNGTPGMPGPMGAKGPQGPAGQPGSPGMPGVGKTGEPGIPGSRGAPGTSGTTGQKGEPGPTGFTGQPGAPGPIGPAGPQGARGFQGEAGPQGPKGDIGMVGAPGPRGTKGEQGAQGFTGSPGSPGAVGPPGTPGHNGPQGPKGAQGHAGAPGLPGSNGAPGPKGHTGPGGAPGKSGENGRPGPMGPSGPPGPSGPPGLKGHPGLPGPPGPAGLTAKGISGPQGPPGIPGARGQDGHPGPSGPPGPPGPPGEIVYHHEKSMPIKSHEVVMTHEMMKAPMSAFSAVLTTAYPPAGTPIQFNHVLYNGEHHYDPNSGVFTCQIPGLYYFSYHMHVNGANALVALYKNEEPLVFTYDEYNKGFLDQMSGSAVLMLQGGDRVYIQVPDEESNGIFAADNVHCSFSGFLIAST